In the Micromonospora narathiwatensis genome, one interval contains:
- the dgoD gene encoding galactonate dehydratase: protein MTTIARIETFLVAPRWLFVRVETTDGIVGWGEATCEGRSETVRTAVEQLSELLIGRDALRIEDHWQVMTKGSFYRGGPILASAVAGLDQALWDIAGKHYGAPVHQLLGGPVRDRIRVYGWVGGDEPSEVRDQISAAVETGLTAVKMNASGPMSPVASVAELDGVVQRVAAAREVLGDHRDVAVDFHGRFSLATARRVAPLLEPYRPFFLEEPVVPENSHLIGELVRATTTPVSTGERLYNRQEFLPVLQAGIAVAQPDLSHAGGITEVRKIAALAEVYDVQLAPHCPLGPIALASCLQVGFATPNYLIQEQSIGIHYNLGAEVLDYCLDKKPLTFVDGHVERLTGPGLGIEIDENAVRVADKRGHAWRSPTWRHRDGSYAEW, encoded by the coding sequence ATGACCACCATCGCGCGCATCGAGACGTTCCTCGTCGCCCCCCGCTGGCTCTTCGTCCGCGTCGAGACCACCGACGGGATCGTCGGCTGGGGGGAGGCGACCTGCGAGGGCCGGTCCGAGACCGTCCGCACCGCCGTCGAGCAGCTCAGCGAGCTGCTGATCGGCCGGGACGCGCTGCGGATCGAGGACCACTGGCAGGTCATGACGAAGGGCTCCTTCTATCGCGGCGGGCCGATCCTGGCCAGCGCCGTGGCCGGCCTCGACCAGGCACTGTGGGACATCGCCGGCAAGCACTACGGCGCCCCGGTGCACCAGCTGCTCGGCGGCCCGGTCCGGGACCGGATCCGGGTGTACGGCTGGGTCGGCGGCGACGAGCCCAGCGAGGTCCGCGACCAGATCAGCGCCGCCGTCGAGACGGGCCTCACCGCCGTGAAGATGAACGCCTCGGGCCCGATGAGCCCGGTGGCCTCGGTGGCCGAACTCGACGGCGTGGTCCAGCGGGTCGCGGCGGCCCGCGAGGTGCTCGGTGACCACCGGGACGTCGCGGTCGACTTCCACGGCCGGTTCAGCCTCGCCACCGCCCGCCGGGTCGCCCCGCTGCTCGAACCCTACCGGCCGTTCTTCCTGGAGGAGCCGGTCGTCCCGGAGAACTCGCACCTCATCGGCGAACTGGTCCGCGCCACCACCACGCCGGTGTCCACCGGGGAACGGCTCTACAACCGGCAGGAGTTCCTGCCGGTGCTCCAGGCCGGCATCGCGGTGGCCCAGCCGGACCTCTCGCACGCCGGCGGCATCACCGAGGTCCGCAAGATCGCCGCGCTGGCCGAGGTGTACGACGTGCAACTCGCCCCGCACTGCCCGCTCGGCCCGATCGCCCTGGCGTCCTGCCTGCAGGTCGGCTTCGCCACGCCGAACTACCTGATCCAGGAGCAGAGCATCGGCATCCACTACAACCTCGGCGCCGAGGTGCTCGACTACTGCCTCGACAAGAAGCCGCTGACCTTCGTCGACGGCCACGTCGAGCGGCTCACGGGACCCGGCCTCGGCATCGAGATAGACGAAAACGCGGTGCGGGTGGCGGACAAGCGCGGGCACGCCTGGCGCAGCCCCACCTGGCGGCACCGCGACGGCTCCTATGCGGAATGGTGA
- a CDS encoding sugar kinase produces the protein MTATDLDAVREPGPRLPGPRAATGVDLLTFGEALVSLRSAGPLAAGGPLHPHLAGAECNVAVGVSRLGHRAAFAGRVSGDELGGFLLRQLRAESVDVAHVTRDPERSAGLMFLERRTADLTRVVYQRAGSAGSALCVDDLRPALAAGARVLHLTGITPALSDSAREATRWAAETACRAGTLVCLDVNHRAKLWSRDAARAVLAPLAGHVSVVVASADELDLVGTPGADEPTVVAELLDRGVSTVLVKLGGDGARAYTGEGRLEAAALPVTAVDTVGAGDAFTAGYLSGHLDGLDLAGRLRRAVTLGAFAVAGHGDWEALPRRDELSLLDDLQPGSTLR, from the coding sequence ATGACCGCCACCGACCTCGACGCCGTACGCGAGCCGGGCCCCCGCCTACCCGGCCCCCGCGCCGCGACCGGCGTCGACCTGCTCACCTTCGGCGAGGCCCTGGTCTCGCTGCGCTCGGCCGGACCGCTCGCCGCCGGCGGCCCGCTGCACCCGCACCTGGCCGGGGCGGAGTGCAACGTGGCCGTCGGCGTGTCCCGGCTCGGCCACCGCGCGGCCTTCGCCGGCCGGGTCAGCGGCGACGAACTCGGCGGGTTCCTGCTGCGGCAGCTGCGCGCCGAGAGCGTGGACGTCGCCCACGTGACCCGCGACCCGGAGCGTTCGGCCGGGCTGATGTTCCTGGAGCGGCGTACCGCCGACCTGACCCGGGTCGTCTACCAGCGGGCCGGCTCGGCCGGGTCGGCGCTGTGCGTCGACGACCTGCGTCCCGCTTTGGCGGCCGGGGCGCGGGTGTTGCACCTGACCGGGATCACCCCGGCGCTGTCCGACAGCGCCCGGGAGGCGACCCGGTGGGCGGCGGAGACGGCGTGCCGGGCCGGGACGCTGGTCTGCCTCGACGTCAACCACCGGGCGAAGCTGTGGAGCCGGGACGCGGCCCGGGCCGTGCTCGCCCCGCTCGCCGGGCACGTCTCGGTCGTCGTGGCCTCCGCCGACGAGCTGGACCTCGTCGGCACGCCGGGTGCCGACGAGCCGACCGTCGTGGCCGAGCTGCTCGACCGGGGCGTGTCGACCGTGCTGGTGAAGCTCGGCGGCGACGGCGCGCGCGCGTACACCGGGGAGGGCCGGCTGGAGGCGGCGGCGCTGCCCGTGACGGCGGTCGACACCGTCGGCGCGGGGGACGCCTTCACCGCCGGCTACCTCTCCGGCCACCTGGACGGACTCGACCTGGCCGGGCGGCTGCGCCGCGCGGTCACCCTCGGCGCCTTCGCCGTCGCCGGCCACGGCGACTGGGAGGCCCTGCCGCGCCGCGACGAGCTGTCCCTCCTGGACGACCTGCAGCCCGGCAGCACCCTTCGCTGA
- a CDS encoding bifunctional 4-hydroxy-2-oxoglutarate aldolase/2-dehydro-3-deoxy-phosphogluconate aldolase — protein MTVNLTAELTATRMLAVIRGSDTAGAIAAGTALLQEGVRIVEVALTTPNAASAVEALRAVAPAGSLVGAGTVLTAADVADVAAAGAQFVVTPAVVESIPAAARRGLPVAAGALTPTEAYTAMRMGASAIKLFPVSVGGPAYLKAVRDPFPDIPFVAVGGVGLADLPGYFAAGAIAVGVGGPLVGDAASGGDLDALRERARAYLAAVS, from the coding sequence GTGACCGTCAATCTCACCGCCGAACTCACCGCCACCCGGATGCTCGCGGTCATCCGTGGCAGCGACACCGCCGGCGCGATCGCCGCCGGCACCGCCCTGCTGCAAGAGGGCGTACGCATCGTCGAGGTGGCCCTCACCACGCCGAACGCGGCCTCGGCCGTCGAGGCGCTGCGCGCGGTGGCGCCCGCCGGGTCCCTGGTCGGCGCGGGCACCGTGCTCACCGCCGCCGACGTCGCCGACGTGGCCGCCGCGGGTGCGCAGTTCGTGGTGACGCCGGCCGTGGTCGAGTCGATTCCCGCGGCGGCCCGGCGCGGCCTGCCCGTCGCCGCCGGAGCGCTCACCCCGACGGAGGCGTACACCGCGATGCGGATGGGCGCGTCGGCGATCAAGCTGTTCCCGGTCTCGGTGGGCGGTCCGGCGTACCTGAAGGCGGTGCGCGACCCGTTCCCGGACATCCCGTTCGTGGCGGTCGGCGGGGTGGGGCTGGCCGACCTGCCCGGGTACTTCGCCGCCGGGGCGATCGCCGTCGGCGTGGGCGGACCGCTGGTCGGCGACGCGGCCTCCGGTGGCGACCTCGACGCCCTGCGCGAGCGGGCCCGCGCCTACCTCGCCGCCGTCTCATGA